From Brassica oleracea var. oleracea cultivar TO1000 chromosome C3, BOL, whole genome shotgun sequence, a single genomic window includes:
- the LOC106328209 gene encoding V-type proton ATPase subunit a1-like, translating into MDDFLDKLPQMDLMRSEKMTLVQLIIPVDSAHRSVTYLGELGLLQFRDLNADKSPFQRTFATQVKRCGEMSRKLRFFKDQIDKAGLRCLQRHELELNIELGDLERQLADHEHEVLEMNSNSEKLRQTYNELLEFKIVLQKASGFLVSSNAHAIGDETELHESTYSNNGFIESSSLLEQEMRPEPLNQSGLRFISGIINKDKLLRFERMLFRATRGNMLFNQTPSDEEIMDPSTSEMVEKNVFVVFFSGEQARTKILKICEAFGANCYPVPEDITKQRQLTREVLSRLSDLEATLDAGSRHRNNALNAVGYSLTKWMTTVRREKAVYDTLNMLNFDVTKKCLVGEGWCPTFAKTQIHEVLQRATSDSNSQVGVIFHVMHAVESPPTYFRTNKLTNAFQEIIDAYGVARYQEANPAVYSVVTYPFLFAVMFGDWGHGLCLLLGALYLLARERKLSKQKLGSFMEMLFGGRYVILLMALFSIYCGLIYNEFFSVPFHIFGGSAYKCRDTTCSDAYTAGLVKYRDPYPFGVDPSWRGSRSELPYLNSLKMKMSILLGIAQMNLGLILSFFNARFFGSSLDIRYQFIPQMIFLNSLFGYLSLLIIIKWCTGSQADLYHVMIYMFLSPTEELGENELFWGQRPLQILLLLLAFIAVPWMLFPKPFALRKIHMERFQGRTYGLLGTSEVDLDVEPDSARSHQEEEFNFSEIFVHQLIHSIEFVLGSVSNTASYLRLWALSLAHSELSTVFYEKVLLLAWGYENILIRLIGVVVFAFATAFILLMMETLSAFLHALRLHWVEFMGKFFHGDGYKFKPFSFTLISDDDE; encoded by the exons ATGGATGATTTCTTAGACAAGTTGCCGCAGATGGATCTGATGCGGTCCGAGAAGATGACACTCGTCCAGCTTATCATCCCCGTCGATTCCGCTCACCGTTCCGTCACTTACCTCGGCGAACTCGGCCTCTTACAGTTCCGCGAC CTAAATGCAGATAAAAGTCCTTTTCAGCGGACATTTGCTACTCAG GTAAAACGATGTGGAGAGATGTCACGAAAGCTGCGTTTTTTCAAAGATCAAATTGATAAAGCTGGTCTAAGATGTTTACAACGCCATGAATTAGAACTGAACATTGAGCTTGGAGATTTAGAG AGACAACTTGCAGACCACGAGCATGAGGTACTGGAAATGAATTCAAACAGTGAAAAGCTTCGGCAGACATATAATGAACTTCTTGAATTTAAGATAGTTCTTCAAAAG GCAAGTGGTTTCCTCGTCTCAAGTAATGCTCATGCAATTGGAGATGAAACAGAACTACATGAAAGCACCTACTCAAATAACGGTTTTATTGAGTCTTCCTCTTTACTAGAGCAG GAAATGAGGCCCGAACCCTTGAATCAGTCAGGACTGAGATTTATTAGTGGAATCATTAACAAAGACAAACTTCTTAGGTTTGAAAGAATGTTGTTTCGTGCAACAAGAGGCAACATGCTTTTCAACCAAACACCCTCTGATGAGGAGATAATGGATCCTTCAACATCAGAAATG GTGGAGAAAAATGTATTCGTGGTTTTCTTTTCTGGGGAGCAAGCAAGGACAAAAATATTGAAAATATGTGAAGCATTTGGTGCAAATTGCTATCCTGTCCCCGAGGATATAACAAAGCAGAGGCAGCTTACGAGAGAA GTTTTATCCCGACTCTCTGATCTGGAAGCCACTCTAGATGCTGGATCTCGCCATCGGAATAATGCTCTTAATGCTGTTGGTTACAGCTTGACTAAATGGATGACCACG GTTCGGAGAGAAAAAGCGGTTTACGATACTCTGAACATGCTCAATTTTGATGTAACCAAAAAATGCCTTGTTGGTGAAGGTTGGTGCCCCACATTTGCTAAGACCCAG ATTCATGAGGTTCTTCAGCGAGCCACTTCGGACAGCAATTCGCAAGTAGGCGTTATATTTCATGTAATGCATGCGGTAGAATCACCTCCCACGTATTTCAGAACGAACAAACTTACTAATGCATTCCAGGAGATTATCGATGCTTACGG TGTTGCAAGATATCAAGAGGCAAACCCGGCAGTTTATTCAGTTGTCACATATCCCTTTTTGTTTGCGGTCATGTTTGGGGATTGGGGTCATGGTCTATGCTTGCTGCTAGGAGCGTTGTATCTTCTTGCTCGTGAAAGGAAGCTGAGTAAGCAG AAACTTGGAAGCTTTATGGAGATGCTCTTTGGAGGCCGCTATGTAATCTTACTAATGGCACTTTTCTCAATATATTGTGGGCTTATCTACAATGAGTTCTTCTCTGTTCCTTTCCATATCTTTGGTGGCTCAGCTTACAAATGCAGAGATACGACTTGTAG TGATGCTTACACAGCTGGTTTGGTCAAGTATCGTGATCCATACCCTTTTGGGGTAGATCCTAGTTGGCGTGGAAGTCGTTCAGAACTGCCTTACTTAAACTCTCTTAAGATGAAGATGTCTATTCTACTGGGAATTGCTCAGATGAATCTTGGACTAATATTAAGTTTCTTCAATGCTCGATTCTTTGGCTCTTCATTAGACATAAG GTATCAGTTTATCCCCCAGATGATATTTCTAAACAGCCTATTCGGTTACCTCTCACTACTGATCATCATTAAGTGGTGCACTGGTTCTCAAGCAGACTTGTATCATGTCATGATCTACATGTTTCTAAGTCCCACCGAAGAACTTGGTGAAAATGAGTTGTTCTGGGGCCAACGTCCACTTCAG ATTCTGTTATTACTTTTGGCATTCATTGCTGTTCCATGGATGCTTTTTCCAAAACCTTTTGCACTCAGGAAAATTCACATGGAG AGGTTTCAAGGTCGCACTTACGGCCTTCTTGGTACTTCTGAGGTGGATCTAGATGTAGAACCAGACTCAGCGAGAAGCCACCAGGAAGAAGAATTTAACTTCAGCGAGATTTTTGTACATCAATTGATTCACTCCATAGAGTTTGTTCTAGGTTCAGTATCTAACACAGCGTCTTACCTTCGTCTCTGGGCACTTAG TTTGGCTCATTCGGAACTGTCAACGGTCTTCTACGAGAAAGTTCTTCTTCTTGCATGGGG GTATGAAAACATTTTGATACGGTTAATAGGAGTGGTGGTGTTTGCATTTGCAACAGCGTTTATACTTCTGATGATGGAAACGCTAAGTGCGTTTCTTCATGCGCTGCGACTTCACTGGGTAGAATTCATGGGGAAGTTCTTCCATGGAGATGGTTACAAGTTCAAGCCTTTCTCGTTTACTTTAATCTCAGATGACGATGAATAA
- the LOC106333187 gene encoding LOB domain-containing protein 11-like, giving the protein MLKMETFGGISVAAPTSSAVEKTTTPANSASPTSSPPPPLSPEQPQQQTVVLSPCAACKILRRRCAEKCVLAPYFPPTDPAKFIIAHRVFGASNIIKFLQELPESQRTDTVNSMVYEAGARMRDPVYGCAGAIYHLQRQVCELQAQLAKTQVDLVSMQLQRSDLLELLHKTEQANLSEQQEGQQNMSFESSFESGDEFISSHDEVTNDLGFLDDNNNNNNSSMLWSDPLWT; this is encoded by the exons ATGCTAAAGATGGAAACTTTTGGTGGCATTTCGGTTGCTGCACCTACTTCCTCCGCCGTGGAAAAAACCACCACTCCTGCCAACTCTGCTTCTCCCACTTCTTCACCTCCGCCGCCTCTTTCGCCGGAGCAGCCACAACAACAGACGGTAGTGCTAAGCCCTTGTGCGGCTTGCAAGATTTTGCGGCGCCGGTGCGCCGAGAAATGCGTATTGGCCCCGTATTTTCCTCCGACGGATCCAGCGAAGTTCATAATCGCCCACCGTGTCTTCGGAGCTAGCAACATTATTAAGTTCTTGCAG GAACTTCCGGAATCTCAAAGAACAGATACGGTTAATAGCATGGTTTATGAAGCAGGAGCTAGGATGAGAGATCCGGTTTACGGCTGTGCGGGAGCGATTTACCATTTGCAGAGACAAGTGTGTGAGCTTCAAGCACAACTTGCGAAAACTCAAGTAGACCTAGTGAGCATGCAACTCCAAAGATCAGATCTACTCGAACTATTACATAAAACGGAGCAAGCAAATTTATCAGAGCAACAGGAAGGACAACAAAATATGTCCTTTGAGAGTTCATTTGAAAGTGGTGACGAGTTCATTAGTAGCCACGACGAAGTGACCAATGATTTGGGATTCCTCGATGACAACAACAACAATAATAATTCATCCATGTTGTGGTCGGATCCTCTTTGGACATGA